A genomic window from Gammaproteobacteria bacterium includes:
- a CDS encoding enoyl-CoA hydratase/isomerase family protein: protein MQYVEYTTDGPVAVIRLNRPPVNALSAAVARELAEAFVTAAALSIRAVVITGEPHFAAGADIKEFQAALEAGAEDRLASDLGGAVLALERLAKPTIAAVRGFALGGGLELAMGADFRYLSPDARVGQPEILLGIIPGAGGTQRLARLIGQHKAKELIFSGRHVPAQEALDLGIADRIVDDVLEAALEDAHTWANGPTVAYGAAKRALNEGLRLPLEEGLAVEREGFAKAFRSADAREGVQAFLTKRTAEFVGE from the coding sequence GTGCAATACGTCGAATACACGACTGATGGTCCCGTGGCCGTGATCCGGCTGAATCGGCCGCCCGTGAACGCACTGTCTGCAGCCGTTGCGAGAGAGTTGGCGGAGGCGTTTGTCACCGCCGCCGCCCTTTCGATTCGCGCTGTCGTAATCACCGGCGAACCGCATTTCGCCGCCGGTGCCGACATCAAGGAATTCCAGGCGGCGCTCGAGGCCGGTGCAGAGGACAGGCTGGCCTCCGATCTCGGCGGTGCCGTATTGGCACTCGAGCGGCTCGCCAAGCCGACGATCGCGGCCGTCCGCGGCTTTGCGCTGGGGGGAGGCCTCGAACTCGCGATGGGAGCGGACTTCCGTTATCTCTCCCCCGACGCACGGGTCGGCCAGCCCGAGATCCTGCTGGGCATCATCCCCGGTGCCGGTGGCACGCAGCGGCTCGCCCGCCTGATCGGTCAGCACAAGGCCAAGGAGTTGATCTTCAGCGGTCGCCACGTACCTGCACAGGAGGCGCTCGACCTCGGGATCGCCGATCGCATCGTCGACGACGTGCTGGAGGCTGCGCTCGAAGATGCCCACACGTGGGCGAACGGTCCGACCGTTGCCTACGGCGCAGCGAAGAGGGCGCTCAACGAGGGCCTGCGTCTTCCTCTCGAGGAAGGACTCGCCGTTGAGCGGGAAGGCTTTGCGAAAGCTTTCCGGAGCGCAGATGCCCGCGAAGGGGTACAGGCGTTTCTGACCAAACGCACTGCGGAGTTCGTGGGGGAGTAG
- the meaB gene encoding methylmalonyl Co-A mutase-associated GTPase MeaB, whose amino-acid sequence MPHPLVVAALEGDRRSLARLISLVENDRPDAAQVLAELFPRSGNAYVLGLTGAPGSGKSTLTSMLIERVRDEGHRVAVVAVDPSSPFTGGAILGDRIRMQEHASDMGVYIRSMGSRGHLGGVSEATPKGILVLDAIGFPYIFVETVGVGQAEVEIVESADTTIVVVNPGWGDSIQANKAGLLEIGDLFIVNKADRPGVSETVRDLNQMLDLGGKRPWRPPVLPTVATTGEGIDAVWDAVRKHRAFLEENGDLSERRAARLRGELKRALVSELTRRAEAEAGDGRFSRIAAEVIRHEVDPWTAARDLLDG is encoded by the coding sequence ATGCCGCATCCCCTCGTTGTCGCTGCACTCGAAGGCGATCGTCGTTCCCTCGCGCGTCTGATCAGCCTCGTAGAGAATGATCGTCCCGACGCGGCGCAGGTACTCGCCGAACTGTTCCCCCGGTCGGGGAACGCGTACGTTCTCGGGCTCACCGGCGCTCCGGGTTCAGGCAAATCGACGCTCACGTCGATGCTCATCGAGCGGGTCCGCGACGAAGGCCATCGGGTGGCCGTCGTCGCGGTCGACCCATCGAGTCCTTTTACCGGAGGGGCGATCCTTGGAGACAGGATCCGCATGCAAGAGCACGCCTCTGACATGGGCGTTTACATTCGATCGATGGGCAGCCGTGGGCATCTCGGTGGAGTGTCGGAAGCCACCCCGAAGGGAATCCTCGTTCTCGACGCCATCGGATTCCCGTACATCTTCGTTGAAACCGTTGGTGTCGGGCAGGCAGAGGTCGAGATCGTGGAGAGTGCGGACACCACGATCGTGGTTGTCAACCCGGGTTGGGGCGACAGTATCCAGGCCAACAAAGCCGGCCTGCTGGAGATCGGCGACCTCTTCATCGTCAACAAGGCAGATCGTCCCGGTGTCTCTGAAACGGTCCGAGATCTCAACCAGATGCTCGACCTCGGAGGGAAGCGGCCGTGGCGTCCGCCGGTCCTGCCGACCGTGGCGACGACGGGGGAGGGAATCGATGCCGTCTGGGATGCAGTGCGAAAACATCGAGCCTTCCTCGAGGAGAATGGCGACCTGTCGGAACGCCGCGCCGCCAGGCTCAGAGGGGAGCTGAAGCGGGCACTCGTGTCCGAGCTGACCCGCAGGGCGGAAGCAGAAGCGGGAGACGGCCGTTTCTCGAGGATCGCAGCCGAGGTGATTCGGCACGAGGTCGATCCGTGGACCGCTGCCAGGGATCTGCTGGACGGCTAG
- a CDS encoding NifU family protein, which yields MTVHETTADTEIDLETLKATLEYIRPALQADGGDLVLLGVEDGTVNLQLVGACGGCPLSTMTLKAGIERILTDRVPGVEEVNAI from the coding sequence ATGACCGTGCACGAAACAACGGCAGATACCGAGATCGATCTCGAGACGCTGAAAGCGACACTCGAGTACATCCGTCCCGCCCTCCAGGCCGATGGCGGCGACTTGGTGCTGCTCGGCGTCGAAGACGGAACCGTCAACCTGCAGCTCGTTGGAGCTTGTGGCGGATGCCCGCTGTCGACCATGACCCTGAAGGCGGGTATCGAGCGAATCCTGACCGATCGTGTACCCGGCGTGGAAGAAGTCAACGCGATTTAG